One window of Bifidobacterium pseudocatenulatum DSM 20438 = JCM 1200 = LMG 10505 genomic DNA carries:
- the truB gene encoding tRNA pseudouridine(55) synthase TruB, which translates to MTKKPEHSGLLVIDKPQGVTSHDVVAAVRGALHMKRVGHAGTLDPMATGVLVVGFGNATRLLNYIVDHNKTYEATIRLGQRTTTDDAEGELLPGEWAASFPSRQAVEQLIAERFTGRIEQVPNVYSAIKVNGQRAYDLAREGKDVELKARPVTIEEFNVRQVRYGYTHSDRAGAELVGAVVAEKASNGWIANIAPHEDMQPVMELDVTVTCSAGTYIRALARDLGEELGLGGHLTMLRRTRVGRFSVNMPNVMSAHAESKTFTDREGMEVTRNRAVLDDAEHALDHALDPVASAAASMSMLAVSEQEAADLRFGRRIAHDICTTTAAYVEETNDLVAILERAKRGEAKPVAVFN; encoded by the coding sequence ATGACGAAGAAGCCTGAACATTCCGGTCTGCTGGTCATCGACAAGCCGCAGGGCGTCACCAGCCATGACGTGGTCGCGGCCGTACGCGGCGCCCTGCATATGAAACGAGTCGGGCATGCGGGCACGCTCGATCCGATGGCCACCGGCGTGCTGGTGGTCGGATTCGGCAATGCCACGCGACTACTCAACTACATTGTCGACCATAACAAAACGTACGAGGCCACCATTCGCCTTGGGCAGCGCACTACCACGGACGATGCCGAAGGCGAGTTGCTGCCGGGGGAGTGGGCAGCGAGCTTTCCCTCGCGTCAAGCTGTGGAACAGCTGATCGCAGAACGTTTCACCGGGCGCATCGAACAGGTACCGAACGTCTACTCCGCCATTAAGGTCAACGGTCAGCGCGCCTATGATCTGGCGCGTGAAGGTAAGGATGTGGAACTTAAGGCACGTCCTGTGACCATCGAAGAGTTCAACGTACGGCAGGTGCGTTACGGCTACACGCATAGCGATCGTGCCGGCGCGGAACTTGTTGGCGCAGTCGTGGCCGAGAAGGCAAGCAATGGATGGATTGCCAACATTGCACCGCATGAAGACATGCAGCCCGTTATGGAACTCGACGTGACCGTGACCTGTTCCGCAGGCACTTACATTCGCGCGCTCGCACGCGATCTGGGCGAGGAACTCGGGTTGGGAGGCCACCTGACGATGTTGCGGCGCACGCGCGTCGGCAGATTCTCAGTGAATATGCCCAACGTCATGAGCGCCCACGCTGAATCCAAAACATTCACCGATCGTGAAGGCATGGAAGTGACGCGCAATCGTGCGGTGCTTGACGATGCCGAGCATGCGCTCGATCATGCGCTCGATCCCGTGGCCAGCGCCGCGGCTTCCATGAGTATGCTGGCCGTCAGCGAGCAAGAGGCGGCCGACTTGCGTTTCGGACGCAGAATCGCGCATGACATATGTACGACCACGGCGGCGTACGTTGAGGAAACCAACGATTTGGTCGCTATCCTCGAACGTGCGAAACGCGGTGAGGCCAAACCGGTCGCGGTATTCAACTGA
- the ribF gene encoding bifunctional riboflavin kinase/FMN adenylyltransferase: MKTITLTPDASGMVDWPTLSNDKKSVVTIGSFDGMHQGHQAVIRRVVELAKKEQSFSVVVLFDPRPALVHGYAAKNGGQEPPADMVDTQALTSMQERLRAIDKLGVDYTLIVHYTLAFAAKSYRFFLGQMVGKLGMRTLALGSDAAMGANRAGDVKAIENLALATGVFQLEVVDDRGPGETRVPANAQPVMPTGHGEPTDPLEGASKAERRAWSKKNQAKPVRVWSSTNVRYLLGQGRIKDADAILGHPHAVEGIVVHGEERGRTIGFPTANLSDNVAGYLPVDGVYAGWLVDLGSKTAESDHAEAASDGISQQFDSSSVDARLADHSPYRWPAAISIGTKPTFNEATGMNDRVVEAYAITDDWLDLYDHQVRVEFTGFLRPQIKFDSAQDLIDELKRNVEETKRITA; this comes from the coding sequence ATGAAGACAATCACGCTCACGCCTGATGCCAGTGGCATGGTGGATTGGCCTACGCTGAGCAATGATAAGAAATCCGTGGTGACCATCGGTTCGTTCGATGGCATGCATCAGGGCCATCAGGCGGTGATTCGCCGCGTGGTGGAACTCGCCAAGAAGGAGCAGTCCTTCTCCGTGGTGGTGCTATTCGATCCGCGCCCTGCATTGGTACACGGTTACGCGGCGAAGAACGGCGGTCAGGAGCCGCCGGCCGACATGGTTGATACGCAAGCGCTCACCAGCATGCAGGAACGTCTTCGCGCCATCGACAAGCTGGGAGTGGATTACACGCTCATCGTGCACTACACACTGGCATTCGCGGCGAAATCATACCGATTCTTCCTCGGCCAGATGGTCGGCAAGCTGGGTATGCGCACTTTGGCGCTCGGCTCCGACGCGGCCATGGGGGCAAATCGCGCCGGAGACGTGAAAGCCATCGAGAATCTAGCGCTCGCTACTGGCGTGTTCCAGCTTGAAGTGGTTGATGATCGAGGTCCCGGAGAGACCCGAGTGCCAGCCAATGCCCAACCGGTTATGCCGACCGGCCACGGCGAGCCAACAGACCCGCTGGAAGGCGCTTCCAAGGCGGAACGCCGCGCATGGAGCAAGAAGAACCAAGCCAAGCCCGTGCGTGTGTGGAGTTCCACGAACGTGCGCTACCTGCTAGGCCAGGGACGCATCAAAGACGCCGACGCGATTCTGGGGCATCCGCACGCCGTGGAAGGTATTGTGGTGCACGGCGAGGAACGTGGACGCACCATTGGATTCCCGACGGCGAATTTGAGTGACAATGTGGCCGGTTATCTGCCGGTTGACGGCGTGTATGCGGGTTGGCTCGTTGACTTGGGATCGAAAACTGCAGAGAGCGATCATGCGGAAGCAGCGTCCGATGGTATTTCGCAACAGTTTGACTCGTCTTCCGTTGATGCCCGCCTTGCCGATCATTCGCCGTATCGTTGGCCCGCTGCGATTTCCATCGGCACCAAGCCGACCTTCAACGAGGCGACCGGAATGAACGATCGCGTGGTCGAAGCTTACGCCATCACCGACGATTGGCTTGATTTGTACGATCATCAGGTGCGCGTGGAATTTACAGGATTCCTGCGTCCGCAAATCAAGTTCGATTCCGCACAGGATCTGATCGACGAGCTGAAGCGCAATGTCGAGGAAACCAAGCGAATTACTGCCTGA
- the radA gene encoding DNA repair protein RadA produces the protein MAKTSSQFVCSECGWNGPKWLGRCPECGQWGTIEEFHEARPAASKRTAAPGRTSRTQSHMVPASAAKPITEIGTENISRISTGFTEFNRILGGGIVPGSVTLIAGEPGIGKSTLLLETAGNVARLCAAQPERNTVLYISGEESQAQVRMRASRIGAVEPNLLLSATTDLSTVLGLIEQSKPALAIVDSAQTIVSQEVDGISGGSTQVREVASALIDTAKTLDIPVLLVGHVTKDGSIAGPRTLEHLVDVVCQFEGDAETALRMLRAVKNRFGPTDEVGCFDMSGEGIEEVTDPSGLFLSSSNSASSAPVEGTCVTFTLDGHRSLPIEVQSLVTKSVLPTPRRAANGVDANRIAMLVAVLYRHGNVNLLANDLYISTIAGGQAREPGCDLAIVGALASAAKSKAIGRTTCAIGEISLTGQVRPVPRLEYRLREAARLGFTTAVVPTLRREIAIPGLSIVQVDTLQDALGAMLR, from the coding sequence ATGGCAAAGACGTCCTCGCAATTTGTATGTTCCGAATGCGGCTGGAACGGCCCGAAATGGCTGGGCCGCTGCCCCGAATGCGGCCAGTGGGGCACCATCGAGGAATTTCACGAGGCCCGTCCCGCCGCTTCGAAACGCACCGCGGCCCCCGGGCGCACATCGCGCACGCAATCGCATATGGTGCCCGCTTCCGCCGCAAAGCCCATCACGGAAATCGGCACGGAAAACATTTCCAGAATCAGCACGGGTTTCACGGAATTCAACCGCATACTCGGCGGCGGCATCGTACCCGGCTCCGTGACGCTCATCGCAGGCGAGCCGGGCATCGGCAAATCGACACTGCTGCTGGAAACCGCCGGCAACGTGGCCCGTCTTTGCGCGGCGCAACCGGAACGCAACACGGTACTGTATATTTCCGGCGAGGAATCGCAGGCGCAGGTGCGTATGCGGGCATCACGCATAGGCGCGGTCGAGCCGAATCTGCTACTGTCCGCCACCACCGACCTGTCGACCGTGCTCGGACTGATCGAGCAAAGCAAGCCTGCGCTGGCCATCGTCGATTCCGCACAGACCATCGTCTCGCAGGAAGTCGACGGAATTTCCGGAGGGTCGACGCAGGTGCGCGAAGTGGCGAGCGCCCTGATCGACACTGCAAAAACGCTTGATATTCCAGTATTACTGGTCGGTCATGTCACCAAAGACGGCTCGATTGCCGGTCCGCGCACGTTGGAGCATCTCGTTGATGTGGTCTGCCAATTCGAAGGGGATGCTGAAACCGCGCTTCGCATGCTGCGCGCGGTGAAGAATCGTTTCGGTCCCACCGATGAGGTCGGCTGTTTCGATATGAGCGGCGAAGGCATCGAAGAGGTGACGGACCCGTCTGGGCTTTTTCTTTCATCATCCAATTCCGCCAGTTCCGCTCCGGTGGAGGGCACGTGCGTGACGTTCACCTTGGACGGCCACCGCAGCCTGCCTATCGAAGTGCAGTCGTTGGTCACCAAATCGGTATTGCCGACGCCTCGCCGTGCGGCGAATGGCGTGGACGCGAACCGCATCGCCATGCTGGTGGCGGTGCTATACAGGCATGGCAACGTCAATCTTCTGGCAAACGATCTCTATATTTCCACGATTGCTGGAGGTCAGGCACGTGAGCCGGGCTGCGATCTGGCGATTGTGGGCGCGTTGGCGAGCGCCGCGAAGTCGAAGGCGATCGGCCGCACCACGTGTGCGATCGGCGAGATTTCGTTGACCGGGCAGGTGCGCCCGGTGCCGCGACTGGAATACCGGTTGCGCGAGGCTGCCCGTCTTGGCTTCACCACCGCTGTAGTGCCGACATTACGTAGAGAAATCGCAATTCCCGGATTGTCGATCGTTCAGGTCGACACATTGCAGGATGCGCTTGGCGCCATGTTGCGATAG
- a CDS encoding 30S ribosomal protein bS22, with protein MGSVIKKRRKRMSKKKHRKLLRKTRHQRK; from the coding sequence ATGGGCTCGGTCATCAAGAAGCGCCGCAAGCGCATGAGCAAGAAGAAGCACCGCAAACTGCTTCGTAAGACTCGCCACCAGCGCAAGTAG
- the rpiA gene encoding ribose-5-phosphate isomerase RpiA → MDKAQQDALKKAAGIEAAKLIQNGMIAGLGTGSTVRFLVDELGRRVQEEGLEFTGVTTSRRTQEQAEGYGIKIVDIDDVDHIDVTIDGADEVDKNFNGIKGGGAALLWEKIVATNSNKIVWIVDESKVVDTIGKFPLPVEVIPFGAGQVVKKFESRGYKPVLRLDAEGQPVRTDENNYVVDLHLECIEHPEALADDLINTVGVVEHGLFLHMVDQVIVGDPNGPRVLTNSNK, encoded by the coding sequence ATGGACAAGGCACAGCAGGACGCATTGAAGAAGGCAGCCGGCATCGAAGCTGCCAAGCTGATTCAGAACGGCATGATCGCAGGTCTGGGCACCGGCTCGACCGTGCGCTTCCTGGTCGACGAGCTCGGCCGCCGCGTGCAGGAGGAAGGCTTGGAGTTCACCGGCGTGACCACCTCCCGCCGCACTCAGGAGCAGGCAGAAGGCTACGGCATCAAGATCGTCGACATCGATGACGTTGATCACATCGACGTGACCATCGACGGCGCCGACGAGGTCGACAAGAACTTCAACGGCATCAAGGGCGGCGGCGCCGCTCTGCTGTGGGAGAAGATCGTGGCCACCAACTCCAACAAGATCGTGTGGATCGTGGACGAGTCCAAGGTTGTGGACACCATCGGCAAGTTCCCGCTGCCGGTTGAGGTGATTCCGTTCGGCGCAGGCCAGGTCGTCAAGAAGTTCGAATCCCGCGGCTACAAGCCGGTGCTTCGCCTCGACGCCGAAGGCCAGCCGGTGCGCACCGACGAGAACAACTACGTGGTCGATCTGCACCTCGAATGCATCGAACACCCGGAGGCTCTGGCCGACGATCTCATCAACACCGTTGGCGTGGTGGAGCATGGCCTGTTCCTGCACATGGTGGACCAGGTCATCGTGGGCGATCCCAACGGTCCGCGCGTGCTCACCAACTCCAACAAGTGA
- a CDS encoding ribonuclease H family protein: MTITVSTDGSALGNPNGPMGWGWADHELATGGKPGHHHDSDCDAGGATNGTNQIGELCAVLEALRAHPGSEPLVIETDSQYAINCSTTWVHGWKKNGWKNSQKKPVKNADLIRAIDAEISKRPGPVKFVWVKGHAGNAGNEKVDELARTYAGDCRSKIREGYLPLEGWQSLLASEYSQGTDVPDDAQMLLDGKITTDEYHMGRGQGKSAQGSADDLMGAADPEPRPRSIADMLVEPEGYPAPDEATLPLTSNEMSVESDDMPEPTTALDTTMPDGTTPDAEAPRKSYAEMLLKPDCFPHEHDERQPADDAQNEQSANSSENTPAPTSESAESANASAPTNAVADLPKLPHRASPSGLAVSGAIRFTPPPNSSPTFDGKPRLIRGYIAVEGYVQGDGTLVLDEAPFAVKHN; encoded by the coding sequence ATGACGATTACGGTTTCTACAGACGGTTCCGCTTTAGGCAATCCGAATGGTCCGATGGGTTGGGGTTGGGCCGATCATGAGCTTGCCACAGGCGGCAAGCCGGGGCATCACCATGACAGCGACTGCGATGCCGGCGGAGCTACGAACGGCACCAATCAGATTGGCGAGCTGTGCGCAGTGCTGGAGGCGTTGCGCGCGCACCCCGGCTCCGAACCGTTGGTGATCGAAACCGATTCGCAGTATGCGATCAACTGTTCCACCACGTGGGTTCACGGCTGGAAGAAGAACGGCTGGAAGAACTCGCAGAAGAAGCCGGTAAAGAACGCGGATCTGATTCGCGCGATCGATGCCGAAATCTCCAAGCGCCCCGGACCGGTGAAATTCGTATGGGTCAAGGGTCATGCCGGCAATGCCGGCAATGAGAAGGTGGACGAGCTGGCGCGCACCTATGCGGGCGATTGCCGTTCGAAGATCCGTGAAGGATATCTTCCTTTGGAGGGTTGGCAGTCGCTGCTGGCTTCCGAATATTCGCAAGGTACCGATGTTCCCGATGATGCCCAAATGCTGCTTGACGGCAAAATCACTACGGACGAATACCATATGGGGCGCGGGCAAGGCAAGTCCGCTCAAGGATCGGCCGATGATCTGATGGGCGCGGCCGATCCGGAGCCGCGTCCACGTTCCATCGCCGATATGCTGGTGGAGCCGGAAGGCTATCCAGCGCCCGACGAGGCGACATTGCCGTTGACGTCCAACGAAATGTCGGTGGAATCCGACGACATGCCGGAACCGACCACCGCGCTTGATACGACCATGCCTGATGGCACGACGCCTGACGCCGAGGCACCGCGCAAATCGTATGCCGAAATGCTGCTCAAGCCGGACTGTTTTCCCCACGAGCATGACGAGCGGCAGCCAGCCGACGATGCACAGAACGAACAATCCGCGAATTCCTCGGAAAACACGCCGGCGCCAACGAGCGAATCAGCCGAATCCGCAAACGCGTCGGCGCCAACGAACGCCGTCGCCGACTTGCCGAAACTGCCGCATCGCGCCAGTCCTTCGGGATTGGCGGTGTCGGGCGCCATTCGCTTCACTCCCCCGCCAAATTCCAGTCCGACGTTCGACGGCAAGCCACGCCTGATCCGCGGTTACATCGCGGTGGAAGGCTACGTGCAAGGCGACGGCACGCTCGTCCTCGACGAAGCGCCATTTGCAGTCAAGCACAACTAA
- a CDS encoding sensor histidine kinase, protein MLDALASIAPSCMFFAIGEQLNALTGLLLCLYMTWHHMENPKRDGLILMISGVIVFFLCGIACCLAHVPSLWSVIPSAPVVVLALRKMTNLPWGQLLFVVSTAAYIVAIIYYLSLAVDLAVLNEQSMNLRVGWPGMISLLIFDLIAATTLFHPFHHSFSATFDSPSISRNFWRVIWLFPFISTAIVVWCMPADNASLLDTRVLSIAFTVSIAYSGFMTMAYFLIWYMVQQADRLREASKREHYEAMQTLQLQHMNERINEARQIKHNIRHHIQTLQALAAADDMPGITSYLEEMANHRLLQPIPMQYCEHASLNAVLVYYCDWIRHIGAEVDVKASVPQYLNINNAELCSMVGNLLENASEAIMKQQDGEKKLRVRIKYRTGPPASLFIVVDNTHDSSIMQVGDAFASTKHGGEGLGTATVRETAERHHGATSFDYDGTLFRASVMLCLDD, encoded by the coding sequence ATGCTTGACGCACTCGCATCGATCGCGCCATCATGCATGTTCTTCGCCATCGGCGAGCAGCTAAACGCGCTAACGGGCCTGCTTCTCTGCCTGTACATGACCTGGCATCATATGGAGAATCCCAAGCGCGACGGCCTTATTCTCATGATTTCCGGCGTGATTGTCTTCTTCCTGTGCGGCATCGCATGTTGCCTCGCCCACGTCCCCTCGCTCTGGTCCGTGATTCCTTCGGCTCCGGTTGTGGTATTGGCTTTACGTAAGATGACGAATCTTCCTTGGGGGCAGCTTCTTTTCGTCGTTTCAACAGCCGCATATATCGTCGCGATCATTTATTACCTGTCTTTGGCCGTGGATTTAGCTGTTCTGAATGAGCAGTCCATGAATTTACGTGTCGGATGGCCGGGAATGATCAGTCTGCTGATTTTTGATTTGATTGCGGCGACTACACTTTTCCATCCGTTCCATCATTCATTTTCCGCAACATTCGATTCACCTTCCATCAGCAGGAATTTTTGGAGGGTCATCTGGCTTTTCCCGTTCATTTCCACAGCAATTGTGGTGTGGTGCATGCCCGCCGACAACGCATCGCTGCTCGACACCCGCGTGCTTAGCATCGCCTTCACCGTATCCATCGCATATTCCGGTTTCATGACCATGGCCTACTTCCTCATCTGGTATATGGTCCAGCAGGCGGACCGACTGCGCGAAGCCAGCAAACGCGAACATTACGAAGCCATGCAGACCTTGCAGCTGCAGCATATGAACGAACGCATCAACGAAGCGAGGCAGATCAAGCACAATATCCGGCATCATATTCAGACGTTGCAGGCTCTCGCCGCGGCCGACGATATGCCCGGCATCACCTCGTATTTGGAGGAGATGGCCAATCATAGGCTGTTGCAGCCCATCCCCATGCAGTATTGCGAACATGCTTCGTTGAACGCGGTGCTGGTCTACTACTGTGACTGGATCCGCCATATAGGGGCTGAAGTCGACGTCAAAGCGTCGGTGCCGCAATATCTCAACATCAATAATGCCGAATTATGTTCCATGGTCGGCAATCTACTGGAAAATGCGTCTGAGGCCATTATGAAACAACAGGATGGGGAGAAAAAACTCAGGGTGCGCATCAAATATCGCACTGGGCCGCCCGCATCACTGTTCATTGTGGTCGACAACACGCACGATTCCTCCATTATGCAGGTTGGCGACGCTTTCGCCTCAACCAAGCATGGGGGTGAAGGTTTGGGCACCGCCACCGTGCGCGAAACCGCGGAACGGCATCATGGCGCAACCTCGTTCGATTATGACGGCACGCTGTTCCGCGCTTCCGTCATGCTGTGTTTGGATGATTGA
- a CDS encoding LytR/AlgR family response regulator transcription factor has product MRIAIVEDHAAERQLMAVMCAEYFKRTRDIGVECVTFADAESFIESWKDARYDLLLLDCYLSDDETATHAATGLDIARTLRRQNDDCPIVFITSSTDFAVLGYEVQASGYLLKPLNHDAFHATMDRVAAQLDTKTPVTHLKKHQSTGNAQSSTDAAWQVAFGNPAITMDRRLIAYALSSAHYVEFTFADGTCAKIRTNFSDVEHRLTVFSNFYRTARGVLVNFDYVSGISNNEFVMKGGKHIPITKTAVTTTCRKYAEYTFTRMRMED; this is encoded by the coding sequence ATGCGCATCGCCATCGTCGAAGACCACGCCGCCGAACGCCAACTGATGGCCGTCATGTGCGCGGAATATTTCAAACGCACCCGCGATATCGGCGTGGAATGCGTGACCTTCGCCGATGCGGAATCCTTCATCGAAAGCTGGAAAGACGCCCGATACGACCTGCTGCTGCTCGACTGCTATCTGTCGGACGACGAAACCGCCACGCATGCGGCGACCGGACTTGATATCGCACGGACGCTGCGCAGACAAAACGACGATTGCCCGATCGTGTTCATCACGTCAAGCACTGATTTCGCCGTGCTCGGCTACGAGGTGCAGGCAAGCGGATATCTGTTGAAGCCCCTGAATCACGACGCGTTCCATGCGACCATGGACCGCGTCGCAGCGCAGCTCGACACGAAAACACCGGTCACTCATCTGAAAAAACATCAATCGACGGGCAATGCACAAAGCAGCACGGACGCCGCATGGCAGGTGGCTTTCGGCAATCCCGCCATCACCATGGACCGTCGCCTTATCGCCTACGCGCTTTCCAGCGCGCATTATGTGGAATTCACCTTCGCCGACGGCACCTGCGCGAAAATCCGCACCAACTTCTCCGATGTGGAACATCGTCTCACCGTATTCAGCAACTTCTACCGCACCGCGCGAGGAGTGCTCGTCAACTTCGACTACGTGTCAGGCATCAGCAACAATGAATTCGTGATGAAAGGCGGCAAGCACATTCCCATCACGAAAACCGCGGTGACCACCACCTGCAGAAAATACGCGGAATACACGTTCACCCGCATGAGAATGGAGGACTAG
- the pgm gene encoding phosphoglucomutase (alpha-D-glucose-1,6-bisphosphate-dependent) yields the protein MVANNAGMPATPADLINVDEVIGKYYDVVPDPNVPEQRVSFGTSGHRGSSLKTSFNEAHIVAITQAIAEYRKKAGVTGPLYIGRDTHALSEPAWKTAIEVLVANGVTVRIDSRDDFTPTPVVSQAILTHNRAADGTQRFTGEGLADGIVVTPSHNPPTDGGFKYDPVTGGPAPSDVTNAIADRANELLGDFKNIKRVPFEQAVKSDLVERFDFREHYVADLENVIDFDVIRSSGVRLGIDPLGGASVNYWPLMNEKFNLTIDVVRPQVDPTWSFMTIDHDGKIRMDPSSPYAMKGLVDSLNNGAWDKYDLVGGTDPDADRHGIVCPNWGVMNPNHYIAVCVEYLFGGNRPGWPEGAGIGKTLVSSSLIDRVAASIDAKLVEVPVGFKWFVDPLFKGEVAFGGEESSGMSFLRKDGRVWTTDKDGLIPDLLAAEITAKTGKNPAQLHQEQVDRFGESWYKRVDTPTTLEQKQKFAKLSGDDVAATQLAGEDITAKLTEAPGNHAKIGGLKVTTENNWFAARPSGTENIYKVYAESFESPEALDKVLAEATEVVDKALAE from the coding sequence ATGGTTGCAAACAATGCGGGAATGCCCGCTACCCCAGCAGATCTGATCAATGTCGACGAGGTCATCGGCAAGTACTATGACGTCGTCCCCGACCCCAACGTTCCGGAACAGCGTGTCTCCTTCGGCACCTCCGGCCACCGCGGATCGTCTCTGAAGACCTCGTTCAACGAGGCCCATATCGTCGCCATCACCCAGGCCATCGCCGAATACCGCAAGAAGGCCGGCGTGACCGGCCCGCTGTACATCGGCCGCGACACTCATGCTCTGTCCGAGCCGGCTTGGAAGACCGCCATCGAAGTGCTCGTCGCCAACGGCGTGACCGTGCGCATCGATTCCCGCGACGACTTCACCCCGACCCCGGTTGTGTCCCAGGCCATCCTGACCCACAACCGCGCAGCGGATGGCACCCAGCGCTTCACCGGCGAAGGCCTGGCCGACGGCATCGTGGTGACCCCGTCGCACAACCCGCCGACCGATGGCGGCTTCAAGTATGACCCGGTCACCGGCGGCCCGGCTCCGTCCGACGTCACCAACGCCATCGCGGATCGTGCCAACGAGCTGCTCGGCGATTTCAAGAACATCAAGCGCGTTCCGTTCGAGCAGGCCGTCAAGTCCGACCTGGTCGAGCGCTTCGACTTCCGCGAGCACTATGTCGCCGATCTGGAGAACGTCATCGACTTCGATGTGATCCGTTCCTCCGGCGTGCGCCTGGGCATCGACCCGCTCGGCGGCGCTTCCGTCAACTACTGGCCGCTGATGAACGAGAAGTTCAACCTGACCATCGACGTGGTGCGCCCGCAGGTCGATCCGACCTGGAGCTTCATGACCATCGACCATGATGGCAAGATCCGCATGGATCCGAGCTCCCCGTACGCCATGAAGGGTCTTGTGGACTCCCTCAACAACGGCGCTTGGGACAAGTACGACCTGGTCGGCGGCACCGATCCGGACGCCGACCGTCACGGCATCGTATGCCCGAACTGGGGCGTGATGAACCCGAACCACTACATCGCCGTGTGCGTAGAGTACCTGTTCGGCGGCAACCGCCCGGGCTGGCCGGAAGGCGCCGGCATCGGCAAGACGCTGGTGTCCTCCTCCCTGATCGACCGCGTGGCCGCTTCCATCGACGCCAAGCTCGTTGAGGTTCCGGTCGGCTTCAAGTGGTTCGTTGACCCGCTGTTCAAGGGCGAAGTCGCCTTCGGCGGCGAAGAGAGCTCCGGCATGAGCTTCCTGCGCAAGGACGGCCGTGTGTGGACCACCGATAAGGATGGTCTGATCCCTGACCTGCTGGCTGCGGAAATCACCGCCAAGACCGGCAAGAACCCGGCCCAGCTGCATCAGGAGCAGGTCGATCGCTTTGGCGAAAGCTGGTACAAGCGAGTCGACACGCCGACCACCTTGGAGCAGAAGCAGAAGTTCGCCAAGCTTTCCGGCGACGACGTCGCGGCCACCCAGCTGGCCGGCGAGGACATCACCGCCAAGCTCACCGAAGCCCCGGGCAACCACGCCAAGATCGGCGGCCTGAAGGTCACCACCGAGAACAACTGGTTCGCGGCCCGTCCTTCCGGCACCGAGAACATCTACAAGGTGTACGCCGAGTCCTTCGAATCCCCCGAAGCCCTCGACAAGGTGCTCGCCGAAGCCACCGAAGTCGTGGACAAGGCCTTGGCCGAGTGA